A window of the Salvelinus fontinalis isolate EN_2023a chromosome 14, ASM2944872v1, whole genome shotgun sequence genome harbors these coding sequences:
- the tssk6 gene encoding testis-specific serine/threonine-protein kinase 6: MYTEKVLREMGYKLGATIGEGSYSKVKLASSQKHNSEVAIKIVDRKKAPHDFVHKFLPRELTLLRGVRHTNIVHVHEFIEVCNGRLYIVMEAAATDLLQKIQEVNSIPIAQAKAMFSQIVSAVNYLNQNNIVHRDMKCENVLLTRDNQVKITDFGFGRFAMGYPELSSTYCGSAAYAPPEVLLGVPYDPKKYDVWSLGVILYVMVTGCMPYDDSNVSKLPRAQRKALVYPDDVTVEEPCQQLIAYLMQFSPSNRPTIQQVAEQSWLQ; this comes from the coding sequence ATGTACACAGAGAAAGTTCTGCGCGAGATGGGCTACAAGTTGGGAGCAACAATCGGCGAGGGAAGCTACTCCAAAGTGAAATTAGCCAGCTCCCAGAAACACAATTCTGAGGTGGCCATAAAAATTGTGGACCGCAAAAAGGCTCCCCACGACTTCGTCCACAAGTTTCTACCCAGGGAGCTGACACTTTTGAGGGGAGTGAgacataccaatattgtacatgtGCACGAATTCATCGAGGTTTGCAACGGACGACTATACATAGTGATGGAGGCGGCAGCGACGGACCTTCTCCAAAAAATCCAAGAGGTCAATTCCATCCCCATAGCCCAGGCCAAGGCCATGTTTTCCCAGATTGTCAGCGCTGTGAACTATCTCAATCAAAACAACATCGTCCATCGAGACATGAAATGTGAGAATGTGCTGCTGACTAGGGACAACCAGGTGAAGATCACAGACTTTGGTTTTGGGAGGTTTGCCATGGGCTACCCTGAGCTGAGCAGCACCTACTGTGGTTCAGCGGCCTACGCCCCACCGGAGGTACTCCTCGGAGTTCCATACGACCCTAAGAAATATGATGTGTGGAGCTTGGGTGTGATTCTCTATGTCATGGTCACTGGGTGTATGCCGTACGACGATTCCAATGTCAGCAAACTCCCGCGGGCTCAGCGCAAGGCCTTGGTCTACCCGGACGACGTCACCGTGGAAGAGCCATGCCAGCAGTTAATTGCCTATCTGATGCAGTTCAGTCCTTCTAACCGCCCGACAATCCAACAGGTGGCAGAGCAGTCTTGGTTGCAATAA